In one Candidatus Omnitrophota bacterium genomic region, the following are encoded:
- the rpsL gene encoding 30S ribosomal protein S12, whose translation MPTINQLIRLGREKFKNRSKSPALKGCPQRRGVCLQVKTQTPKKPNSALRKVARVRLTNSIEVTSYIPGVGHNLQEHSIVLVRGGRVKDLPGVRYHIVRGVLDTAGVTDRRKSRSKYGAKKPKDKAAPGKAAK comes from the coding sequence ATGCCGACGATAAACCAGCTTATAAGATTGGGAAGAGAAAAGTTCAAAAACAGGAGCAAGTCGCCCGCTCTCAAGGGCTGTCCGCAGAGAAGGGGCGTGTGCCTTCAGGTAAAGACGCAGACTCCCAAAAAGCCGAATTCAGCGCTGAGAAAAGTTGCCAGGGTAAGGCTGACGAATTCAATAGAAGTCACATCTTATATACCGGGAGTCGGCCATAACCTGCAGGAGCATTCCATAGTGTTGGTCAGAGGCGGCAGAGTAAAAGACCTTCCGGGTGTCAGGTACCACATCGTGAGAGGAGTGCTCGACACGGCAGGTGTGACCGACAGACGTAAATCGAGATCGAAATACGGAGCAAAAAAACCGAAAGATAAGGCAGCGCCAGGTAAAGCCGCAAAATAA
- the rpsG gene encoding 30S ribosomal protein S7 — protein MRRRRADKREIIPDPKYKNATVARFINIMMLQGKKSTAEKIVYKCFGILGEKTGKPPLEVFLKALDNVRPLLEIKPRRIGGATYQVPIDVKSERGISIAMRWIRNFARAKKGKPMEIKLADEMLEAYKGEGSAMKKREDTHKMAEANKAFAHYRW, from the coding sequence ATGAGAAGACGCAGAGCTGATAAGAGAGAGATCATACCGGATCCAAAATATAAGAACGCCACTGTGGCAAGATTTATCAATATAATGATGCTGCAGGGCAAGAAGTCTACCGCGGAAAAGATAGTTTACAAGTGTTTCGGCATATTAGGCGAGAAGACCGGTAAACCGCCTCTGGAGGTTTTTCTGAAAGCTCTCGATAACGTCAGGCCGTTATTGGAAATAAAGCCGAGAAGGATCGGAGGAGCAACATATCAGGTCCCTATCGATGTTAAGTCAGAAAGAGGTATTTCTATCGCGATGAGGTGGATACGGAACTTCGCGCGAGCGAAGAAGGGCAAGCCGATGGAGATAAAGCTTGCGGATGAGATGTTGGAGGCTTACAAAGGAGAAGGCTCTGCCATGAAGAAGCGGGAAGATACACATAAGATGGCTGAAGCGAATAAGGCCTTCGCTCATTACAGATGGTAA